The following are encoded together in the Leguminivora glycinivorella isolate SPB_JAAS2020 chromosome 18, LegGlyc_1.1, whole genome shotgun sequence genome:
- the LOC125235992 gene encoding uncharacterized protein LOC125235992 yields MRNTFTSFVTIIAFLIASILCFQPMSKEEHVEQFKKMGAEVEPFRKNLTECARQVKASMTDVETFLKRIPQSTLQGKCFVACILKRNSIIVKNKIVPRNLLEANKAVYGEDSEVLARLRSAIKECLKAVEGIFEICEYASVFNDCMHMKMEHILDRVTMDRRMEALGQMTSNPDVWTEEDDELLKLVKDEL; encoded by the coding sequence ATGCGAAATACTTTCACGAGTTTCGTCACAATCATTGCATTTTTGATAGCGAGCATCCTATGCTTCCAGCCTATGTCTAAAGAAGAACACGTAGAACAGTTTAAGAAGATGGGTGCAGAGGTAGAACCTTTCAGAAAGAATTTGACCGAATGCGCGCGGCAAGTTAAAGCTTCTATGACAGACGTTGAAACATTCCTTAAAAGAATACCTCAGTCGACCCTTCAAGGGAAGTGCTTCGTGGCCTGTATTTTAAAGCGTAATTCTATCATCGTGAAGAACAAGATAGTCCCAAGGAATCTTCTGGAAGCGAATAAAGCGGTATATGGGGAAGATAGTGAAGTGTTAGCGCGTCTAAGAAGCGCTATTAAAGAATGTTTGAAAGCCGTGGAGGGTATATTTGAGATTTGTGAATACGCTTCGGTGTTTAATGACTGTATGCATATGAAGATGGAGCATATCCTGGACAGAGTGACGATGGATAGAAGGATGGAGGCGCTGGGACAGATGACGTCGAACCCTGATGTGTGGACGGAGGAAGATGATGAACTATTGAAACTCGTCAAAGACGAGCTTTAG
- the LOC125235706 gene encoding uncharacterized protein LOC125235706, translating into MVNYFIYAKDFSGSTQGESYFHTNGLKTLYEFKSDVEKFEKELLDAGEPSVKSKIVYLHWGHKCYEVDEDTTVVAYNEQCGDMGTDPGTIIKWIKSKSDICNENNNIKLLYIITDGLINHGDAMRCFQLNADMQYEKVVFHAFNQREYDIDLSVVASFLKCECVVYRNYKLLDNVNISEEYDYDKINLDNFSDEKENLKSYIKLKYINKFKHDALALQEIDKLKKLRNRLFAELSSKSQKSESILNTKDKNVFLAEFVKTDWYINLNTESHGLKVEVEKAISTLINYIVSDTKSYSFDALKFETKFDNPIEEEPIVDVNFPAEQEIEFPDIILDDDKGIPVILLTEFNMLEKLIFHRTTESTEVSPASFNKFKSTMDCPLFLLNDADLSESIGYFYTLNVYKQLLTKTDKTEPRTRRPYHGGLVLIDTDEFDKYNDYILAATYLDFKKINYNIGLFYYILWKNCENKEWMDKNVVKQFKKYVMRRISGYKCKIGLSGLPLDPPHVTSLPTALWYCVELSSCLFRNDPQNFTQERLRMYYGVAHCMIEILKSLDYNLDLEAIEKRRDVIRHVMILKKIPTYGERVYYLIERIFKNVNGFLVSKIEKPFNISKLRYLKLDHKGMFGDDDINDGAVVNLNDYVHLMYFMNAEKKSKDDRGMFEICDKTFRPFFIIENNKSFYAELKEISKKVVINNDSDKGRVNVTYDEIDAMEFDRILSVYNLYINCVKDSEKYPTLDEYIEYILKKKKYQEDLVTIFPSNVIYMINEVYSRYQDIVKDVDVKDFIHICKSYVSRIERVKVEGRMAFNSDKEILEFLVSEERKVKLKKISQEHKSVKTRVRVLQTGRKSLKQNKQANKRAHRGTLEEGGGLLITEDVLCGVHKSLDLI; encoded by the exons ATGGTTAACTATTTCATTTACGCAAAAGATTTTTCCGGGTCTACGCAGGGAGAAAGTTATTTTCATACCAATGGTTTGAAAACCTTATACGAATTTAAAAGTGATGTAGAAAAATTTGAAAAGGAACTTCTGGACGCCGGTGAGCCTTCAGTAAAATCTAAAATAGTTTACTTACATTGGGGACACAAATGTTATGAAg tTGATGAAGACACAACTGTTGTAGCATATAATGAGCAATGTGGAGATATGGGTACAGATCCAGGAACAATTATTAAATGGATTAAAAGCAAAAGTGATAtctgtaatgaaaataataatattaagttGCTTTATATTATAACTGATGGTTTAATTAACCATGGCGATGCGATGAGATGTTTTCAGCTAAATGCAGACATGCAATACGAAAAGGTAGTTTTCCATGCCTTTAACCAACGTGAATATGACATAGATCTCTCCGTAGTCGCGTCTTTTTTGAAATGTGAATGCGTTGTCTATCGTAATTATAAACTCCTTGATAACGTGAATATTTCAGAGGAATATGACTACGATAAAATAAACCTGGATAATTTTTCAGATGAAAAGGAAAATTTAAAGTCATacattaaattgaaatatataaataaattcaaaCACGATGCCCTTGCGTTGCAAGAAATAGATAAATTAAAGAAACTTCGGAATAGGTTGTTTGCAGAATTGTCATCCAAATCACAAAAGAGTGAATCTATTCTCAACACAAaagataaaaatgtatttttggcTGAATTCGTTAAAACCGATTGGTATATTAATCTCAACACTGAATCTCACGGTTTGAAGGTTGAAGTTGAGAAAGCAATTTCCACGTTGATTAATTACATTGTCAGTGACACAAAATCTTACTCGTTTGACGCATTGAAATTCGAGACAAAATTTGATAATCCAATTGAAGAAGAGCCTATAGTTGACGTTAACTTTCCAGCTGAACAAGAAATAGAATTCCCTGATATTATTCTCGATGACGATAAAGGAATACCTGTTATATTATTAACAGAATTTAATATGTTAGAAAAACTTATCTTCCACAGAACAACCGAATCGACCGAAGTATCACCTGCtagttttaataaatttaagtcAACGATGGATTGTCCGTTATTTTTGTTGAACGATGCAGATTTAAGTGAGTCTATTGGATATTTTTATACTTTAAATGTATATAAACAATTATTAACAAAAACGGATAAGACAGAGCCGCGTACTCGAAGACCATACCATGGAGGTCTCGTGCTAATCGACACAGATGAATTTGATAAATACAATGATTACATTTTAGCGGCAACGTATTTGGATTTCAAAAAgataaattacaatattggtttgTTTTATTACATCTTGTggaaaaattgcgaaaataaaGAATGGATGGATAAAAATGTGGTTAAACAGTTTAAAAAGTATGTAATGCGTCGCATTAGTGGATACAAGTGTAAAATAGGGTTGTCGGGATTGCCACTAGACCCTCCTCATGTTACGTCTTTGCCAACTGCTTTGTGGTACTGTGTAGAATTATCATCATGCTTATTTAGAAATGATCCGCAAAATTTTACACAAGAACGTTTGAGAATGTATTATGGGGTAGCACATTGTATGATCGAAATATTAAAGAGCCTAGATTACAATTTAGATTTAGAGGCTATTGAGAAACGTAGAGACGTAATTAGGCATGTTATGATTTTGAAAAAGATTCCAACATATGGAGAAAGAGTGTATTATTTGATAGAAaggatatttaaaaatgttaatGGATTTCTCGTATCTAAAATTGAAAAACCTTTTAACATAAGCAAACTCAGATACCTAAAGTTGGATCACAAAGGCATGTTCGGCGATGATGATATTAATGATGGAGCAGTTGTTAATCTTAATGACTACGTGCACTTAATGTACTTTATGAATGCTGAAAAGAAATCAAAAGATGATAGAGGTATGTTTGAAATATGTGACAAAACATTCCGTCCATTCTTTATTATTGAGAATAACAAATCATTTTATGCAGAATTAAAAGAGATTTCTAAAAAAGTAGTTATCAACAACGACAGTGACAAAGGTAGAGTAAATGTTACTTACGATGAAATTGATGCAATGGAGTTTGATAGAATTTTGTCTGTATACAATCTATATATTAACTGTGTCAAAGATTCTGAGAAATATCCCACCTTAGATGAATACATCGAATacattttaaagaagaagaaataTCAAGAAGATTTAGTGACAATATTTCCATCAAACGTCATTTACATGATAAATGAAGTGTACTCGCGTTACCAGGATATTGTGAAAGATGTCGATGTTAAAGACTTTATACACATATGTAAAAGTTACGTAAGTCGAATTGAACGTGTTAAAGTAGAAGGTAGAATGGCATTTAATAGCGATAAGGAAATTTTAGAATTTCTTGTCAGTGAAGAACGTaaagttaaattgaaaaaaatcagCCAAGAACACAAGTCGGTCAAAACTCGCGTAAGGGTCCTCCAAACAGGAAGAAAGTCCCTAAAACAGAACAAACAAGCCAACAAAAGGGCCCACCGCGGCACATTAGAGGAAGGCGGCGGCCTTTTAATAACAGAAGACGTTTTGTGCGGAGTACACAAAAGCCTTGACTTGATTTAA